CAAAGCAATCGTTGTACGGCACGTACGGCATATTTACGCCTGCCGTAATTGTGAAGGAAATGCCGAGCATGTTCCTATCGTTAAAGCAGATATGCCGGAACCTGTCATAAAAGGCGGGTTTGCCTCCCCCGAGACAATTGCCCATATAGCGGTACAAAAATTCATGATGGCCTCTCCTCTGTACCGGCAGGAGCAAGAATGGAAGCAAAATGGCATCCTGCTTTCCCGACAGACCATGTCAAACTGGCTGCTTAAAGCTAGCGAAGACTGGCTGGAACCCATATATGAAGAAATGAAACGCCGATTATGTGAGCATAAAGTGCTTCACGCAGACGAAACCACCTTACAGGTGTTGAAGGAACCGGGGAAGGCGGCACAGTCAAAGAGTTACATGTGGTTGTACCGCACCAGCGGAGATACAAAACACCAGCTTGTAATTTATGACTACCAGCCCAACAGAAAGCATATACATCCTGAAAAATTCTTAAAAGATTTCAAAGGATACCTTCACGCAGACGGATATGACGGCTATCACAAGCTTCCAGAAAACATAATCGTTGTAGGCTGTCTAGCGCATCTTAGGCGGAAGTTTTTTGATGCCTTGAAAACCTTACCTAAGGAGAAACAACGGGAATCCAATGCAGCAAAGGGAGTTGCCTATTGCGACAAACTGTTCCACCTTGAAAAACAGTTTGCTTCCCTTACCCCGGATAACCGCCTTAAGGAGCGTAAACGCCTATCAAGTCCTTTGTTTGATGAATTTTACAATTGGATTTATGGGCTTGCTGCTTTGCCTAATACTCTTCTTGGTAAGGCGGTGTATTATGCCAAGTCCCAACGAAAATATCTTGAGAGATATCTGCTGGACGGACGTCTTGAAATTTCGAACAACCGTGCGGAACGCAGTATTAAACCCTTTGTAATCGGTCGAAAGAACTGGCTCTTTGCTAACACGCCAAACGGTGCCAGAGCCAGTGCCATT
The genomic region above belongs to Bacillota bacterium and contains:
- a CDS encoding IS66 family transposase; this translates as MKTKENSAEKLLGIIEEKDRKIAELEQQVQWFMSQIRLAKHKQFGASSEQTDDLQLLVFNEAEASADTSMPEPKLSEVKAHYRKRTRLTTDKLPKDLPIEVIEHELCAEDCICPNCRGELHTMGREIREELKVIPAKAIVVRHVRHIYACRNCEGNAEHVPIVKADMPEPVIKGGFASPETIAHIAVQKFMMASPLYRQEQEWKQNGILLSRQTMSNWLLKASEDWLEPIYEEMKRRLCEHKVLHADETTLQVLKEPGKAAQSKSYMWLYRTSGDTKHQLVIYDYQPNRKHIHPEKFLKDFKGYLHADGYDGYHKLPENIIVVGCLAHLRRKFFDALKTLPKEKQRESNAAKGVAYCDKLFHLEKQFASLTPDNRLKERKRLSSPLFDEFYNWIYGLAALPNTLLGKAVYYAKSQRKYLERYLLDGRLEISNNRAERSIKPFVIGRKNWLFANTPNGARASAIYYSLIVSARENGLNPFEYLTWIFTNAPNLGKAGYVSEIKDFLPGSAALPEKVFTPQLGNTSTEQYAWEED